From one Eucalyptus grandis isolate ANBG69807.140 chromosome 9, ASM1654582v1, whole genome shotgun sequence genomic stretch:
- the LOC104418028 gene encoding NAC domain-containing protein 2, with amino-acid sequence MKKAQLALPAGFRFHPTDDELVTDYLIRKCASQPISASIIAEIDLYKFDPWDLPEMALYGEKEWYFFSPRDRKYPNGSRPNRAAGTGYWKATGADKPIGRPKTLGIKKALVFYAGKAPRGVKTNWIMHEYRLANVDRSAGKKKNSRLDDWVLCRIYNKKGTVEKHFPSALNKTAESPEMDTKPEIVMPAALNPYTPPQMTVDHMYMDSSESMPRLHTDSSCCSEHVVSPNLSSCEKEVQSEAKWEDWENNLDFMDDFLDDPFPQGQLQSDQFSTLQDMSAYLQKPF; translated from the exons atgaagaaggcgCAGTTGGCGTTACCAGCGGGGTTCAGGTTCCACCCCACGGACGACGAGCTGGTGACCGATTACTTGATTCGCAAGTGCGCTTCGCAACCCATTTCTGCCTCCATCATTGCCGAGATCGATCTCTACAAGTTCGACCCTTGGGACCTTCCTG AAATGGCTCTGTACGGCGAAAAAGAATGGTACTTCTTTTCTCCCAGGGACCGCAAGTACCCCAACGGCTCACGGCCGAACCGGGCAGCCGGAACCGGGTATTGGAAGGCGACGGGAGCCGACAAGCCGATCGGCCGCCCGAAGACGCTTGGCATAAAAAAGGCGCTTGTGTTTTACGCCGGGAAAGCTCCGAGAGGAGTGAAGACCAATTGGATCATGCACGAGTACCGCCTCGCCAACGTCGATCGATCCGCTGGCAAGAAGAAGAACTCAAGG CTTGATGACTGGGTTCTTTGCCGGATATACAACAAGAAGGGCACCGTAGAGAAGCATTTCCCCTCCGCGCTCAACAAAACGGCAGAGTCCCCCGAAATGGACACCAAGCCAGAGATCGTCATGCCGGCGGCGCTGAACCCATACACACCTCCACAAATGACTGTAGATCACATGTACATGGACTCGTCGGAGTCGATGCCGAGGCTGCACACGGATTCTAGCTGCTGCTCGGAGCACGTGGTGTCCCCGAACTTGTCATCGTGCGAGAAGGAAGTGCAGAGCGAGGCGAAGTGGGAGGATTGGGAGAACAATCTCGACTTCATGGATGACTTCTTGGACGATCCGTTCCCGCAAGGACAGCTCCAGTCGGATCAGTTCTCGACTCTTCAGGACATGTCCGCCTACTTGCAGAAACCATTTTGA